One stretch of Caldinitratiruptor microaerophilus DNA includes these proteins:
- a CDS encoding ABC transporter ATP-binding protein, which produces MALLEVDDLTVTYGAIRGVSGISLTVEEGEVVALIGANGAGKTTTLRAISRLVPSRGSIRFAGRDLTRLRPHEVTALGVVHVPEGRGIFPRLTVMENLELATWTRRRDREGIRRDLRRVFDLFPRLEERRDQVANTLSGGEQQMLALGRALMTRGRLMLLDEPSMGLAPVLVKEIFSVIQEISASGTTILLVEQNAHFALKIARRGYVLETGSIVLSGPAGAVAANPRVKAAYLGA; this is translated from the coding sequence GTGGCACTCCTGGAAGTCGACGACCTCACCGTCACCTACGGCGCCATCCGGGGCGTGAGCGGCATCTCCCTGACGGTGGAGGAGGGGGAGGTCGTCGCCCTCATCGGGGCGAACGGCGCCGGCAAGACGACCACGCTGCGCGCCATCTCCCGCCTCGTGCCGTCCCGGGGGTCGATCCGGTTCGCCGGCCGGGACCTGACCCGCCTTCGCCCGCACGAGGTGACCGCCCTGGGCGTGGTCCACGTGCCTGAAGGGCGCGGCATCTTCCCCCGCCTGACCGTGATGGAGAACCTCGAGCTGGCCACGTGGACCCGGCGGCGGGACCGCGAGGGGATCCGGCGCGACCTCCGGCGCGTGTTCGACCTCTTCCCCCGCCTGGAGGAGCGGCGCGACCAGGTGGCCAACACGCTGAGCGGCGGCGAGCAGCAGATGCTCGCCCTCGGCCGGGCGCTCATGACCCGGGGCCGGCTCATGCTCCTTGACGAGCCCTCCATGGGCCTCGCGCCGGTCCTGGTCAAGGAGATCTTCTCCGTGATCCAGGAGATCAGCGCTTCCGGCACGACCATCCTCCTGGTCGAGCAGAACGCCCACTTCGCCCTCAAGATCGCCCGGCGCGGCTACGTGCTCGAGACGGGCTCCATCGTGCTCTCCGGCCCTGCCGGGGCCGTGGCGGCGAACCCGCGGGTGAAGGCGGCGTACCTGGGGGCGTAG
- a CDS encoding ferredoxin-thioredoxin reductase catalytic domain-containing protein, whose amino-acid sequence MFRRLVANLRMYRDFLAGWWKYRHRLKRDDEWIRRYAQAKGLQVNPHRMFYTNLKIWIEENRDLYGNQYCPCFEPTGDPAFDRKLLCPCHFALADIEAKGTCHCVLFGRAGLTEAEWAAAEAELKREYRPRLNLVGNRLDTRGQPKDPRRGLDVPDAMHQVKQALTAVKGDLTVVVGQPGSVENLKRLARVRGFGFESRQLAPEAYEVTLRRP is encoded by the coding sequence TTGTTTCGGAGGCTAGTGGCCAACCTGCGGATGTACCGTGACTTCCTCGCCGGCTGGTGGAAGTACCGGCACCGGCTGAAGAGGGACGACGAGTGGATCCGCAGGTATGCGCAGGCGAAGGGCCTGCAGGTGAATCCCCACCGGATGTTCTACACGAACCTGAAGATCTGGATCGAGGAGAACCGGGACCTGTACGGCAACCAGTACTGCCCGTGCTTCGAGCCGACCGGCGACCCGGCGTTCGACCGCAAGCTCCTCTGCCCGTGCCACTTCGCCCTGGCCGACATCGAGGCGAAGGGCACCTGCCACTGCGTGCTGTTCGGCCGGGCCGGCCTGACCGAAGCGGAGTGGGCGGCGGCCGAGGCGGAGCTCAAGCGGGAGTACCGGCCGAGGCTCAATCTCGTCGGAAACCGGCTCGATACCCGGGGGCAACCGAAGGACCCGCGCCGCGGCCTGGACGTCCCGGACGCGATGCACCAGGTCAAGCAGGCGCTGACCGCGGTGAAGGGGGACCTGACCGTGGTGGTGGGGCAGCCGGGGTCGGTCGAGAACCTGAAGCGGCTTGCCCGCGTGCGCGGTTTCGGCTTCGAGAGCCGGCAACTGGCCCCGGAGGCTTATGAGGTGACGCTGAGACGGCCTTGA
- a CDS encoding MoaD/ThiS family protein has protein sequence MIRLHGDLARAAGEHTARLSLESPLTVREVVTVLRGLYPGLGVGLDGRAGRVVVLRNRLPCLLDDPVTDGDLLDLIPEEP, from the coding sequence GTGATCCGGCTTCACGGCGACCTGGCACGTGCGGCGGGCGAACACACGGCGCGGTTGAGCCTCGAGAGCCCCCTGACGGTCCGGGAGGTGGTGACGGTGCTACGAGGTCTGTACCCCGGGCTGGGCGTCGGGCTGGACGGCCGCGCCGGCCGCGTGGTGGTCCTGCGCAACCGGCTCCCGTGCCTCCTGGACGATCCGGTGACCGACGGCGATCTCCTGGACCTCATTCCGGAAGAGCCCTGA
- a CDS encoding ABC transporter ATP-binding protein, protein MSDVKVRLEGVRKEYGPVQAVRGVDLEVRRGEFLTLLGPSGCGKTTTLMMIAGFERPTAGRIFIDGEDVTDLAPFERNVNTVFQNYALFPHMRVFDNVAFGLRVRRLPEKEIRERVHRALALVQLDGYAARWPRMLSGGQQQRVALARAIVLEPQVLLLDEPLGALDLKLRKEMQIELKRLQKHLGITFIYVTHDQEEALTMSDRIVVMHDGRIEQIGPPHEIYERPHTRFVAGFIGETNLLEAEVAPAGGLHLLGVRVPVPTESLAPGSRVEVSLRPERIRPANGESPYAVEVRVTDRIYVGASIRLLARGPGERLLVISGPAGSSLSDALPGQAIRVTWDPADCVVVTS, encoded by the coding sequence GTGAGCGACGTCAAGGTGCGCCTCGAAGGGGTGCGCAAGGAGTACGGACCGGTGCAGGCGGTCCGCGGCGTCGACCTGGAGGTGAGGCGAGGGGAGTTCCTCACCCTTCTGGGGCCGAGCGGCTGCGGCAAGACCACTACCCTGATGATGATCGCCGGATTCGAGCGGCCCACGGCCGGACGGATCTTCATCGACGGCGAGGACGTCACCGACCTCGCCCCCTTCGAGCGGAACGTCAACACCGTGTTTCAGAACTACGCCCTGTTCCCGCACATGCGGGTGTTCGACAACGTCGCCTTCGGGCTGAGGGTCCGCCGCCTCCCCGAGAAGGAGATCCGCGAGCGGGTCCACCGGGCCCTCGCCCTGGTGCAGCTTGACGGCTACGCGGCCCGCTGGCCCCGGATGCTCTCCGGCGGGCAGCAGCAGCGCGTCGCGCTCGCCCGGGCGATCGTGCTCGAGCCGCAGGTCCTGCTGCTGGACGAACCGCTCGGCGCCCTGGACCTCAAGCTCCGCAAGGAGATGCAGATCGAGCTGAAGCGGCTGCAGAAGCACCTGGGCATCACCTTCATCTACGTGACCCACGACCAGGAAGAAGCCCTGACCATGTCCGACCGCATCGTGGTGATGCACGACGGCCGGATCGAGCAGATCGGTCCCCCGCACGAGATCTACGAGCGGCCCCACACGCGCTTCGTGGCCGGCTTCATCGGGGAGACGAACCTCCTCGAGGCGGAGGTGGCGCCCGCAGGCGGCCTGCACCTCCTCGGGGTCCGGGTGCCCGTGCCGACGGAGTCGCTCGCCCCGGGCTCCCGCGTCGAGGTCTCACTGCGGCCGGAGCGCATCCGCCCGGCGAATGGCGAGTCGCCGTACGCGGTCGAGGTGCGGGTCACCGACCGGATCTACGTCGGGGCGTCGATCCGCCTCCTCGCCCGCGGACCCGGCGAGCGTCTACTTGTCATCAGCGGGCCGGCCGGCTCCTCGCTGAGCGACGCGCTTCCGGGCCAGGCGATCCGGGTGACCTGGGACCCGGCGGACTGCGTGGTGGTGACGTCATGA
- a CDS encoding ABC transporter permease: MILRLLRRSPALRTLAAVGPAALWLGVFQLVPLVLVVVVSLASRGAHGGIEWEWGLHNYARFLEPLYLGVLGESLLTGTLVTLISLVVGYPFAYYVAGRPPETRNLLLVLVVIPFWTNMLLRTYGWMVILRSNGVLNTALQALGLTDRPLELLYTRGASILGLVYVLLPFMVLPLYASIEKFDRSLLRAAYDLGARPARAFLQVTLPMTLPGVVAGSILVFVPSTGLFYVSDLMGGAKTVLIGNLIQRQFTQARNWPFGAAAAVVLMAVSLALILLYLRLFGRREGESLL; encoded by the coding sequence ATGATCCTGAGGCTCCTGCGGCGCAGCCCCGCGCTCCGGACGCTGGCGGCCGTGGGGCCGGCCGCGCTGTGGCTCGGGGTCTTCCAGCTCGTGCCCCTCGTGCTGGTGGTGGTCGTCTCGCTGGCGTCGCGCGGGGCCCACGGCGGCATCGAGTGGGAGTGGGGTCTGCACAACTACGCGCGGTTCCTCGAGCCCCTCTACCTGGGTGTCCTCGGCGAGTCGCTCCTGACCGGCACGCTCGTGACCCTGATCAGCCTCGTGGTCGGGTACCCGTTCGCCTACTACGTGGCGGGGCGGCCGCCCGAGACCCGCAACCTCCTCCTGGTGCTGGTCGTGATCCCCTTCTGGACCAACATGTTGCTGCGCACCTACGGCTGGATGGTCATCCTCCGCAGCAACGGAGTCCTCAACACGGCGCTGCAGGCCCTGGGGCTCACCGACCGCCCGCTGGAACTCCTGTACACCCGGGGCGCGTCGATCCTGGGGCTCGTCTACGTGCTCCTCCCCTTCATGGTCCTGCCCCTGTACGCCAGCATCGAGAAGTTCGACCGCTCGCTCCTGCGGGCCGCCTACGACCTGGGCGCGCGCCCGGCCCGGGCCTTCCTGCAGGTGACGCTGCCCATGACCCTGCCGGGGGTCGTGGCCGGCTCGATCCTGGTCTTCGTGCCGTCGACGGGCCTGTTCTACGTCAGCGACCTGATGGGCGGCGCCAAGACGGTGCTGATCGGGAACCTCATCCAGCGCCAGTTCACCCAGGCCCGCAACTGGCCGTTCGGGGCGGCCGCCGCGGTGGTGCTGATGGCGGTGAGCCTGGCGCTGATCCTCCTGTACCTGCGTCTGTTCGGCAGGCGGGAAGGGGAGTCGCTGCTGTGA